The following proteins come from a genomic window of Myroides odoratus DSM 2801:
- a CDS encoding TolC family protein, with translation MKIHTIVVFTLFLSGVLTSCGTSKAYEPVKVVPNALYRDIPLDSASIAQITWQDFFSDVHLQELLELGLARNLDLKIGLERMHSASALLKQAKANFLPSVAVGAGMKQSRMSENQSFGMLKNATAYDLFATMSWEVDVWGKLASSKRAAYYKLLQTNETQQAVKTQLISQIADYYYQLVALDRQQVILEQTIENRAEDVKTMQRLKESSVVTGATVVQSEANYYAAQADLPNVKRQIRTIEHALQVLIDSSGAVIPRGNFDSQRMVQSIAVGLPVQLLANRPDVKAAEMEVASYFEEVHVARRAFYPALTLTGGTGYSTYEFKEWFSTTGFFANIAGGLVQPLFNKRLNKTRLEIAKANYQEKVYHFEKALLVAGQEVSDALYSYQTAKEQEEKRALQVEKLSLAVDYTKKLLLYHSSTNYTDVLTSEQAYLNAQIQQTKDWLLKWQSTIKLYRALGGGAK, from the coding sequence ATGAAAATACATACTATAGTAGTCTTTACTTTGTTTCTCTCAGGAGTTTTAACTTCCTGTGGAACAAGTAAAGCATATGAACCAGTGAAAGTGGTTCCGAATGCCTTATATCGTGATATCCCCTTAGATAGCGCGAGTATTGCCCAAATAACGTGGCAAGATTTCTTTTCAGATGTTCATTTACAAGAACTGCTAGAACTTGGGCTAGCGCGCAACTTAGATCTAAAAATAGGACTGGAGCGAATGCATAGCGCTTCTGCCTTACTCAAACAAGCAAAAGCCAACTTCTTGCCTAGTGTAGCAGTAGGCGCTGGTATGAAACAATCGAGAATGTCAGAAAATCAGAGCTTCGGTATGCTGAAAAATGCAACAGCTTATGACCTATTTGCAACCATGTCATGGGAAGTTGATGTGTGGGGAAAATTAGCGAGTAGTAAACGTGCGGCATATTATAAGTTATTGCAAACCAACGAAACGCAACAAGCGGTTAAAACACAACTGATCTCGCAGATTGCGGATTACTATTATCAATTGGTAGCTTTAGACCGACAACAAGTTATATTGGAGCAGACGATTGAAAATAGAGCAGAGGATGTAAAAACAATGCAACGCTTGAAAGAATCAAGCGTAGTAACAGGAGCTACTGTGGTGCAAAGTGAAGCAAACTATTATGCCGCTCAAGCTGATTTGCCTAATGTCAAAAGACAAATAAGAACAATTGAACATGCTTTGCAGGTTTTAATCGATAGTTCGGGAGCCGTTATCCCACGCGGTAATTTTGACAGCCAAAGGATGGTGCAATCCATAGCAGTAGGTTTACCAGTTCAACTCTTAGCCAATCGACCAGATGTAAAAGCAGCTGAAATGGAAGTGGCTTCTTATTTTGAAGAAGTACACGTTGCCCGAAGAGCGTTTTATCCCGCACTGACCTTGACTGGAGGAACGGGCTATTCTACGTATGAGTTTAAAGAATGGTTTAGCACCACCGGTTTTTTTGCGAATATTGCTGGCGGTCTTGTACAACCATTATTCAACAAAAGGCTAAATAAAACGAGATTAGAAATAGCAAAGGCAAACTATCAAGAGAAAGTGTATCACTTCGAGAAAGCTTTACTCGTGGCGGGGCAAGAAGTGTCAGATGCTTTATACAGCTATCAAACAGCAAAAGAACAGGAAGAGAAACGAGCACTGCAAGTGGAAAAATTAAGCTTGGCTGTTGACTATACGAAGAAGCTATTGCTTTATCACTCTTCGACAAATTACACGGATGTTTTAACCTCTGAGCAAGCGTATTTAAACGCTCAAATACAGCAGACGAAGGATTGGTTATTAAAATGGCAATCGACGATTAAACTGTATCGAGCTTTAGGTGGCGGTGCCAAGTAG
- a CDS encoding FMN-binding glutamate synthase family protein — MRKQFVVFSTLLLIVMLLLTLFLNKNWGIFFVILLVFVIMGYQDMYQKKHTLRRIYPIFGRLRYVMEELRPKMYQYFIESDTDGKPISRIDRATIYQRAKKELETIPFGTQLDVYAEGYEWMCHSIAPKAFDKLDHNPRVLFGNKDCKQPYSASILNISAMSFGSLSAQAIEAMSGGAKLGNFAHNTGEGGISPYHLKGGGDLIWQIGTGYFGCRDEHGKFDPTLFAEKAKLPNVKMIELKISQGAKPGHGGILPASKNTVEIAEIRHVKPHTVVASPPYHSAFNSPLELVSFIKELRTLSEGKPIGFKLCIGHKAEFISICKAMVHLDTYPDFITVDGGEGGTGAAPQEFSNYIGAPMLDGLAFVHNILMGMGIRKHIKIIASGKVTSSFHIARAMALGADTCNAARAMMIAIGCIQALLCNTNRCPTGIATQDPKLTIGLDVADKKVRMSNYHKGTVESFVELLGASGLDDMKNITRSHIYRRVSLNDMLTYEEIFPSLKVGSLLEGNIPDRYKQDFEYANMNRWGISIENQA; from the coding sequence ATGCGTAAACAATTTGTCGTTTTTTCAACATTACTTTTGATTGTAATGCTTCTACTTACTCTCTTTTTAAATAAGAATTGGGGCATCTTTTTTGTAATTCTTCTCGTATTTGTAATTATGGGATATCAGGATATGTATCAAAAGAAACATACACTGAGGCGTATTTATCCAATTTTTGGTCGACTTCGCTATGTGATGGAAGAACTTCGACCTAAAATGTATCAATATTTTATTGAATCCGATACGGATGGTAAACCGATTAGTCGTATCGACCGTGCAACCATCTATCAACGTGCTAAAAAAGAATTGGAAACAATTCCATTTGGAACGCAGTTAGACGTTTATGCAGAGGGTTACGAATGGATGTGTCACTCAATCGCTCCAAAAGCCTTTGATAAACTAGATCACAATCCTCGTGTACTATTTGGTAATAAAGACTGTAAACAGCCGTATTCAGCTAGTATCCTCAATATTTCTGCCATGAGTTTTGGTTCACTAAGCGCTCAAGCCATAGAAGCCATGAGTGGTGGTGCAAAATTAGGGAATTTTGCGCATAATACTGGTGAAGGGGGAATAAGTCCGTATCATTTAAAAGGTGGAGGGGACTTAATTTGGCAAATTGGTACGGGATACTTTGGATGTAGAGATGAGCATGGAAAATTTGATCCTACTTTATTTGCGGAAAAAGCGAAATTACCGAATGTAAAAATGATTGAGCTAAAAATCTCACAAGGAGCTAAACCAGGACATGGGGGAATACTTCCTGCGTCTAAAAATACAGTGGAAATTGCAGAAATCAGACACGTGAAACCACATACGGTTGTGGCTTCACCGCCTTACCACTCGGCTTTTAATTCACCACTAGAATTAGTTTCGTTTATTAAAGAATTGCGTACGCTATCAGAAGGGAAACCGATTGGATTTAAACTGTGTATCGGACACAAAGCAGAGTTTATCTCTATTTGTAAGGCGATGGTTCATTTAGATACGTATCCTGATTTTATCACCGTAGATGGTGGAGAGGGAGGAACTGGAGCAGCGCCACAAGAGTTCTCGAACTATATCGGAGCACCGATGTTAGATGGATTGGCGTTTGTACATAATATTTTAATGGGAATGGGAATTCGCAAGCACATTAAGATTATTGCTTCTGGAAAAGTAACTTCGTCCTTTCATATTGCACGTGCGATGGCTTTAGGTGCAGATACATGTAATGCCGCTCGTGCCATGATGATTGCCATAGGTTGTATTCAAGCATTGTTATGTAACACGAACCGTTGTCCTACGGGAATTGCTACACAAGATCCTAAATTGACCATCGGTTTGGATGTTGCAGATAAAAAAGTACGTATGTCCAATTACCATAAAGGAACAGTGGAGAGCTTCGTAGAACTATTAGGTGCTTCTGGATTGGATGATATGAAAAACATCACACGTTCACATATTTATAGACGTGTTTCATTAAACGATATGTTGACGTATGAAGAGATTTTTCCTTCTTTAAAAGTAGGATCTTTATTGGAAGGGAATATTCCCGATCGTTATAAACAAGATTTTGAATATGCAAATATGAACCGATGGGGGATTTCAATTGAAAACCAAGCGTAA
- a CDS encoding tyrosine-protein phosphatase, with amino-acid sequence MNKLKFIFSILILGTLFSCSDNKKTVQYLGKDISDQVSILRDAKDKSVSLDIQLNEPWQLYAGPSVDKINLDQPVANGDKAGVFSIESDPTKRAYFLLVTPTAQTILSERLLPLEGAYNFRDLGGIKTKNGKHVRWNKVFRAGDLAGLTPADLGYLQNLPLTTVVDFRTNEEIVDAPDKLPSVTKSHHYGIAPGNLGLASLGDMVDLKREEINKKMIEMNETLVSDPTIIDQYRKYFALLQDEKNTPLMFHCSAGKDRTGMAAALFLSALGVDEETIMSNYLLSNTYLGDKYASFLADYPALEGMFVVRPEFIQAGLDRIKADHGSIDNYLTQVLNVDLEKIQKIYLE; translated from the coding sequence ATGAATAAACTAAAATTTATTTTTTCAATACTAATTCTAGGTACATTATTTTCGTGTAGCGATAATAAGAAAACAGTTCAGTACTTAGGGAAAGATATCTCGGATCAAGTAAGTATATTGAGAGATGCCAAAGATAAATCAGTTAGTCTTGACATTCAACTCAACGAGCCTTGGCAACTCTATGCAGGGCCATCGGTTGATAAAATAAACCTCGATCAACCTGTAGCCAACGGCGATAAGGCTGGTGTGTTTTCTATCGAATCAGACCCTACAAAACGCGCCTATTTCTTGCTCGTTACGCCTACTGCTCAGACCATTTTATCAGAGCGCTTGCTTCCACTTGAGGGGGCTTACAATTTTAGAGATTTAGGCGGTATCAAAACTAAAAATGGCAAACATGTGCGTTGGAATAAGGTATTTCGTGCTGGCGACTTAGCTGGTCTCACACCAGCGGACCTCGGTTATTTGCAGAATTTACCCTTAACTACAGTCGTTGATTTCCGTACTAATGAAGAGATTGTTGATGCTCCTGACAAGCTGCCTTCCGTAACTAAATCACATCACTATGGTATTGCTCCTGGTAATTTAGGTTTAGCGTCATTAGGTGATATGGTTGATCTAAAGCGTGAAGAAATCAATAAAAAGATGATAGAAATGAACGAGACACTCGTATCTGACCCAACCATCATCGACCAATATCGCAAGTATTTTGCACTTTTACAAGACGAGAAAAATACACCACTGATGTTCCATTGTTCAGCGGGTAAAGACCGTACAGGTATGGCAGCTGCTTTATTCCTATCAGCATTAGGTGTTGACGAGGAAACCATCATGAGTAATTACCTACTATCTAACACATACCTAGGCGATAAATATGCCAGTTTTCTTGCTGACTATCCCGCACTTGAAGGTATGTTTGTCGTTCGTCCCGAATTCATTCAAGCAGGACTTGACCGTATCAAGGCAGATCACGGATCGATAGATAACTATCTAACCCAAGTGTTGAACGTAGATTTAGAGAAAATACAAAAAATATACTTGGAGTAG
- a CDS encoding DJ-1/PfpI family protein, with the protein MNVSIKLVLLFFFITNLNFAQNKMKIGVFIYPGMELQDFAGPTDVFVKANRYTDIVYEIFTFSFTQEVIRTERNAVAITADYDFNNLPEVDLIIVPGAPMDVIRKFSKDTKIQAFLNTKKEVGITIASICTGAFFLAEAGLLENIKYTTHFLRADLLQSELNNAQLVKDVRFVDSGQILTGSGITSGIDLALYIVEKFSGKKVQEKVAKAMQYNYHIEQKWPEMSE; encoded by the coding sequence ATGAATGTAAGTATTAAATTAGTGTTACTTTTTTTCTTTATTACAAATTTAAATTTTGCACAGAATAAAATGAAAATAGGAGTTTTTATTTATCCTGGAATGGAATTACAAGATTTTGCAGGTCCCACAGATGTTTTTGTAAAAGCCAATAGGTATACTGATATTGTATATGAAATTTTTACTTTCTCATTCACACAAGAAGTGATTCGTACAGAAAGAAATGCCGTTGCTATTACTGCTGATTATGATTTTAACAATCTCCCTGAAGTAGATCTTATTATTGTACCAGGGGCACCAATGGATGTTATAAGGAAGTTTTCAAAAGATACAAAGATTCAAGCATTTTTAAATACAAAAAAAGAAGTTGGAATAACTATAGCATCTATCTGTACAGGAGCTTTTTTTCTTGCTGAAGCGGGATTACTAGAAAACATAAAATATACAACACATTTCTTAAGAGCTGATTTATTACAATCCGAATTGAATAATGCTCAATTAGTAAAAGATGTGAGATTTGTAGATAGCGGTCAGATTCTAACAGGATCTGGAATTACTTCTGGGATTGATTTAGCACTGTATATTGTAGAGAAGTTTAGCGGGAAAAAAGTACAAGAAAAGGTAGCTAAAGCTATGCAGTATAATTACCATATCGAACAGAAATGGCCAGAAATGAGCGAGTAA
- a CDS encoding Crp/Fnr family transcriptional regulator, which yields MYNQLIELIDKHVSLSDVERKVCVQYFEPFQIPKNSILEEEGKVPKYLYFVVSGFLRLFHYKENGDEVTTHINCPPGFITSYSNFSSNKISDENLESITACELLRITKTDLDLLIKQSDAFRDFSIWVFQQSLSYNENRSRELATLTAEKRYLKLIENYPEILYHVPMQYIASFLGMNPKSLSRIRKQVIK from the coding sequence ATGTATAACCAGCTTATTGAACTTATTGATAAACATGTATCTCTTTCGGATGTTGAGAGAAAGGTTTGTGTGCAATATTTCGAACCTTTTCAAATTCCTAAGAACAGTATTCTTGAAGAAGAGGGGAAAGTACCTAAGTATTTGTATTTTGTCGTTTCTGGTTTTCTAAGGTTGTTTCATTACAAGGAAAATGGTGATGAAGTAACCACCCATATTAATTGCCCACCAGGTTTTATTACCTCATATTCAAATTTTTCTAGCAATAAGATATCTGATGAAAACCTTGAAAGTATCACTGCATGTGAGCTATTACGGATAACTAAGACTGATCTTGATTTACTTATTAAACAGAGTGATGCATTTAGAGATTTCAGTATTTGGGTGTTTCAGCAATCTTTATCTTATAATGAAAATCGTTCGAGAGAACTAGCCACACTTACTGCAGAAAAACGTTATTTGAAGTTAATTGAAAATTATCCTGAAATTCTTTATCATGTTCCAATGCAGTATATCGCTTCTTTTTTGGGTATGAACCCCAAAAGTTTGAGCCGTATTCGAAAACAAGTTATTAAGTAA
- a CDS encoding NAD-dependent epimerase/dehydratase family protein, with the protein MKNKQLVLVSGANGHLGNNLVRLLIKKGFQVRASVRNTNNNECFKGLECEVVQADITDKASFVRALQGVDTFYAVGAAFKLWAKDPKKEIYDVNMLGTRYTIEAAAIAGVKKIVYVSSIAALDYTNLPTKESNGYNSDRRDMYYNSKNDGEQLAFKLAGELGIELVSVMPGAMIGSEAFPPLSVSYGVLKLILNKQIPIDTKITLNWVDVKDVAEGCYLAAQKGRPGERYILANDTCMTITETTKLAQELYPKLRLKVPGSVPKFVLYIIASMMEFSAKLNGKPPVLTRKDIAMFSGLQQDFDISKSRKELGFNPKKGRQIVKEAFDYLIEHRNLL; encoded by the coding sequence ATGAAAAATAAACAACTCGTCTTGGTGTCAGGAGCTAATGGACATTTAGGAAATAATCTAGTACGATTATTAATTAAAAAAGGATTTCAAGTTCGTGCTTCTGTTCGCAATACCAATAATAATGAATGTTTTAAGGGATTGGAGTGCGAAGTGGTACAGGCAGATATTACGGACAAAGCTTCATTTGTAAGAGCCTTGCAAGGGGTTGATACATTTTATGCGGTAGGAGCTGCTTTTAAGTTATGGGCAAAAGACCCTAAGAAGGAGATTTACGATGTGAATATGCTGGGGACTCGTTATACAATAGAAGCCGCTGCCATAGCTGGTGTTAAAAAAATTGTCTATGTTAGCTCTATTGCGGCTCTAGATTATACTAATCTACCCACAAAAGAAAGTAATGGTTACAATTCCGATCGCAGGGATATGTATTACAATTCGAAGAATGATGGCGAACAACTAGCCTTTAAACTCGCAGGAGAATTGGGAATTGAATTGGTGTCCGTAATGCCCGGAGCGATGATAGGTAGTGAAGCTTTTCCTCCTTTGAGTGTTTCGTATGGTGTTTTGAAATTGATTTTGAATAAACAAATCCCAATAGATACAAAGATTACATTAAACTGGGTGGATGTGAAAGACGTAGCAGAAGGTTGTTATTTAGCTGCACAAAAGGGACGCCCAGGAGAGCGGTATATTCTCGCTAATGATACATGTATGACTATTACAGAAACAACAAAGTTAGCTCAAGAGCTTTACCCAAAACTAAGACTTAAAGTACCAGGAAGTGTACCTAAATTTGTACTTTATATTATTGCTAGCATGATGGAGTTTTCTGCAAAGTTGAATGGAAAACCACCAGTACTAACAAGGAAAGATATTGCTATGTTTTCAGGTTTACAACAAGATTTTGATATTTCAAAATCTAGAAAAGAATTGGGGTTTAATCCTAAAAAAGGAAGACAAATAGTAAAAGAAGCATTCGATTATCTAATTGAACATAGAAATTTACTATGA
- a CDS encoding NAD(P)H-dependent oxidoreductase, with the protein MKDEYSFQNKEDDFFVVVEHLVNKYDILIFVIPVYWYSMSGVMKIFF; encoded by the coding sequence ATAAAAGATGAATATAGTTTCCAGAATAAAGAGGATGACTTTTTTGTTGTAGTTGAACATCTTGTAAATAAGTATGATATATTAATTTTTGTTATTCCTGTTTATTGGTATTCTATGAGTGGAGTAATGAAGATCTTTTTTTGA
- a CDS encoding arylamine N-acetyltransferase family protein: MNIDQYLKRIKFSRSPKVDLKTLIELQHSHLKTVPFENLDIHFNNPIVLNIEHIYDKVINKNRGGFCYELNGLFYYLLYQIGFKVKMISAQVYMKDGIYSDEFDHMGIIVDIEGVSYLVDVGFGKFSLSPLKIKIDTEIKDELGVFMFKKGEDYFTICEVENGKVIPQYRFKEQERALLDFENMCNFHQTNLKSNFKKKIVVSILTETGRKTLNNNQFKLTSNDQVEVEEFDEKDFEKILKKYFNMEVEKTKSRN; the protein is encoded by the coding sequence ATGAATATAGATCAATATCTTAAACGTATAAAATTTTCTAGATCTCCTAAAGTTGATTTAAAAACATTAATTGAGTTGCAGCATTCTCATCTGAAAACTGTGCCTTTCGAAAATTTAGATATTCATTTCAATAATCCAATTGTTTTAAATATTGAACATATATACGATAAAGTAATTAATAAAAATAGAGGAGGTTTTTGTTATGAGTTAAATGGATTATTTTATTATTTATTATATCAAATAGGTTTTAAAGTAAAAATGATTTCAGCACAAGTATATATGAAAGATGGAATTTATTCTGATGAATTTGATCATATGGGAATCATTGTAGATATTGAGGGAGTATCCTACTTAGTAGATGTCGGCTTTGGGAAATTTTCTTTGAGTCCTTTAAAAATTAAAATTGATACAGAAATAAAAGATGAATTAGGTGTTTTTATGTTCAAAAAAGGGGAAGATTATTTTACTATTTGTGAAGTAGAAAATGGAAAGGTCATACCTCAATACAGATTTAAAGAACAAGAAAGGGCTTTATTGGACTTTGAAAATATGTGCAATTTTCATCAAACTAACCTAAAATCAAATTTCAAGAAGAAGATAGTGGTATCTATATTAACGGAAACGGGACGAAAAACACTAAATAACAATCAATTTAAATTAACTTCAAATGATCAAGTCGAAGTAGAGGAATTTGACGAAAAGGATTTTGAAAAAATATTAAAAAAGTATTTTAATATGGAAGTTGAAAAGACTAAAAGTAGAAACTAA
- a CDS encoding serine hydrolase domain-containing protein has translation MTKTYTIAIYTFLLFLSSCTPKTVKQITLNFHKEGKLNGAVLITKKGKIICDTVLGYKNFDKEIILDQNTSFYLASLSKPITAIGVMLMQQDGLLSYEDKASKYIKHLPIYARNITIRQLLNHTSGIPDYEQTLSSSTHRLNNEDVLSFVQQQPGLKFPSNTQFEYSNSGYIILSEIIEAISKQSYSDYIQEKIFTPLQMQHTFVFTNELLYLPDHAIGYNHKKELDDYNLSTTGDGGIYSTTKDLYKLDQALRNNQLLNKSNSLFIYKLPLLKDGTESSYAFGWFVDKKRAVFHTGGLNGFKNLFWRDLDSNTCIIVLTNQGDAFPVYSYLDEIKEVLCK, from the coding sequence ATGACAAAAACATATACAATAGCTATTTATACATTCCTCCTGTTTCTATCTTCATGTACACCAAAAACTGTAAAACAAATCACCTTAAATTTCCATAAAGAAGGTAAACTTAACGGAGCTGTTCTGATAACTAAAAAAGGGAAAATTATTTGTGATACCGTATTAGGTTATAAAAACTTTGATAAAGAGATTATTTTAGATCAGAATACTTCCTTCTATTTAGCCTCACTTTCCAAACCTATTACAGCAATTGGAGTCATGCTTATGCAACAAGACGGTTTGTTATCGTATGAAGATAAAGCAAGTAAGTATATTAAGCATTTACCTATTTACGCCAGAAATATAACAATTCGACAATTGTTAAATCACACTTCTGGGATACCTGATTATGAACAAACTTTATCATCCTCCACTCATCGACTAAATAATGAAGATGTTCTTTCATTTGTTCAACAACAACCAGGACTCAAATTTCCTTCAAATACACAATTTGAATATAGTAATAGTGGATATATTATTTTATCAGAAATTATTGAAGCAATTTCCAAACAATCTTATAGCGATTATATACAAGAAAAAATTTTCACCCCTCTACAAATGCAACACACCTTTGTTTTTACAAATGAATTACTTTATTTACCTGATCATGCAATAGGGTATAATCATAAAAAAGAACTGGATGATTATAATTTATCTACAACTGGTGATGGAGGTATATATTCAACAACTAAAGATCTTTATAAGTTAGATCAAGCCCTAAGAAATAATCAATTATTAAACAAAAGTAACTCTTTATTTATATACAAACTTCCCTTATTAAAAGATGGAACAGAAAGTAGCTACGCCTTTGGCTGGTTTGTTGATAAAAAAAGGGCTGTGTTTCATACAGGAGGACTCAATGGGTTTAAAAATTTATTTTGGAGAGACCTTGATAGCAATACTTGTATTATTGTTTTAACAAATCAGGGTGATGCATTTCCTGTATATAGTTATTTAGATGAAATTAAAGAAGTTCTTTGTAAATAA